In Prunus dulcis chromosome 1, ALMONDv2, whole genome shotgun sequence, the following are encoded in one genomic region:
- the LOC117614726 gene encoding glycine-rich protein 23-like codes for MRVILSAGCVVVAILCVFLVSGLVVADDDAKVVKDDKHLFPHPHPRFFRGGKGFRHGRFGGGGVGGGIGGGGGLGGGIGGGGGLGGGGGLGGGGGLGGGGGAGGGLGGGGGLGGGAGGAGGGLGGGGGGLGGGAGGGGAAGGGLGGGAGGGLGGGAGGGLGGGGAGGGLGGGGAGGGLGGGAGGGLGGGAGGGGGLGGGGGLGGGGGAGAGGGFGAGGGGAGGGGGLGGGGAGGGFGGGAGGGVGRGGGLGGGAGGGVGGAGGLGGGAGGGGGFGGGGGVGSGAGGGFGAGGGFGKSGGVSGGLGGGGGGGFGGGGGFGAGSGAGFGGGAGIGAGGGH; via the coding sequence ATGAGGGTCATTTTATCAGCTGGTTGTGTTGTGGTTGCTATCTTATGTGTTTTTCTTGTGAGTGGTTTGGTTGTGGCGGATGATGATGCTAAGGTGGTTAAGGATGATAAGCACTTATTTCCTCATCCCCACCCACGTTTTTTTAGGGGAGGAAAGGGGTTTAGGCATGGAAGGTTTGGTGGCGGTGGAGTTGGTGGAGGCAttggcggtggcggtggtcTTGGTGGAGGCATTGGCGGTGGGGGTGGTCTTGGCGGAGGTGGAGGTctaggaggtggtggtgggcttggaggtggaggaggtgcAGGTGGTGGGttaggaggtggtggtggtctAGGTGGGGGTGCAGGAGGTGCAGGAGGTGGGttaggaggtggtggtggtggtctAGGTGGAGGTGCAGGAGGTGGTGGTGCTGCTGGGGGTGGCTTAGGAGGAGGAGCTGGAGGTGGTTTAGGAGGAGGAGCTGGAGGTGGTTTAGGTGGAGGAGGAGCCGGAGGTGGTTTAGGTGGAGGAGGAGCCGGAGGTGGTTTAGGTGGAGGAGCTGGAGGTGGTTTAGGTGGAGgagctggtggtggtgggggtttaggtggtggtggtggacttggtggcggtggtggagCTGGAGCAGGTGGTGGGTTTGGTGCTGGTGGCGGAGGTGCTGGAGGAGGTGGCGggcttggtggtggtggtgcagGTGGAGGCTTTGGTGGAGGTGCAGGTGGTGGTGTTGGTAGGGGCGGAGGTCTTGGAGGAGGTGCAGGTGGAGGTGTTGGTGGGGCCGGAGGTCTTGGAGGAGGTgctggtggtggaggtgggttcgggggtggtggtggggtAGGCAGTGGCGCTGGAGGAGGCTTTGGAGCTGGTGGAGGCTTTGGCAAAAGTGGAGGTGTTAGCGGTGGATTAGGCGGTGGTGGAGGAGGCGGATttggtggaggaggtggttTTGGTGCTGGTAGTGGGGCTGGCTTTGGCGGTGGAGCTGGAATCGGAGCTGGCGGTGGCCACTAA